The Candidatus Edwardsbacteria bacterium genomic interval ATGCCTTCAAGGACCTCAACATCGACCACAGTCAGTTAAAAGAGGAGATGGACATCCTGCGCGACAATATCCACCATATCAATCCCGGCAGGATAGTGGCCGAGGCCATGGCCGGGGTCAAAGAAGGACTGCAGGGGCTAAAAGGCTTGAAAGGTTTGAAGGATATTCATATCGAAATGGATGACTTGCGCGGCTCGGAAAAAGCCGAGGAGGAAAAGGTGATCACCGTCCCGGCCCAGGGTGTCACTATCCTGTCGGTCTCCCAGCCCCGCAGCGATTTCGAGATCACCGGGACCGACGGGGACCAGATCAACATCAGGGCCGATATCCAAGTCTGGGCCGAGGAGCAGGATGAGGCCGAGGAAAAACTGAGATCCCTGGACATCACCACCGAAAACGATTCCGGCACCCTTCGTATAAAGTTGGACGGCCCCCCCTGGACCAAAAAACGCCGGACCAAGGTTGACTTCACCATAGAGATGCCCCGGCATATCACGGCCGAGATATCCTCGGCCAGCGGCGACATCACCGTAAGCGGCCTGCATAAAGGGGCCAGGCTCAATACTGCTTCAGGGGACATCTCCGTTTCGGATTGCATTGGCGAGCTTATTCTGTCATCGGCCTCCGGCGAGGTCGGGCTGAATGGCTGCCAGAAAGCCAAAATAAAGATCAATACCGCCAGCGGGGATATCCAGATGTCCGGAGCCGAGGGAGAAATTGCCTTTCAGACGGTAAGCGGAGATGTCAGCGCATCCCTATCGGGCAATGTCCAGGGTCAGACGGTCAGCGGGGGTATCGATATAAAAGCCGAGAAGCCCGGCGAGATCAAGATCAACAGCACCAGCGGCGACGTCCGGTTCCAGGGCCCGCTGAGCGGGGTCAACGATTCGGCCATCGCCACGGTCTCCGGTGATGTGTCCCTCGGGCTGGAGAAAGGTTCTTCAGCAATGATCGAGGCCGGCACCGTCAGCGGCGACATAGACTGCGGCCTGGAGTTGGCCGGATCGCGCCAGAGCAGCCGCAGCCTGTCCGGCAAGCTGGGCGACGGCCAGGGCAGCTTGAAGGTGAAGACCGTCAGCGGCGACATAGAGATCAATTAACATTCTATAGAAGGATAGCTAAATGAAAAAGACCGCCAAACGCATCATCTGGGGATTGTTCTGGGTGGCCGTCGGGGCCGTCCTCCTCCTCTCCAACTACGGGATAATCGCCTACCAAATATCCTTTGCCAGGGATTGGCCGGTAGTATTCATATTGATCGGCCTTTCCGACCTGATAGAATCGTTAACCTAAACCAATATAAACAAGGAGAAAGAAATGTTTTGTTTTTACGAAAACCGTCCCCGCAAACTGTTGTGGGGATTGTTCTGGCTGGCCCTGGGGGCATTCCTGCTGCTTTCCAACTACGGAGTGCTCGGCTACCAGTTTTCTTTCAGCAGAGACTGGCCCATACTGCTGATCGCCTGGGGCATCATGAAGATCATCGACACCCTGGCCTGGCGCAGGGGGAAAAAGAACAAGATCACCGTTCTGCAGGACGAAGGCGACAGCCAGTCCCGGGCCCAGATATTGAAGGCGGTGGAGGACGGCCAGATGAGCGCCGAGGAAGCCGCCCGGAGGCTGAAGGACCTGTAAAATAACCGTAAGGGCATGGCAGGCCGTGCCCCGACAATCAAAAAGGAGGATATTATCATGTCAGAGGAAAGACTGCGGATCCTCAAGATGGTCGAGGATAAGAAGATAACCGCCGAGGAGGCCGCCAAACTGTTGGCCGCCATGGACTCCCCCGCCTCGCAGGGCAAGGCCCATTGGCTTAAGGTCCGGGTGTTCGATAAGGATTCCGAAAAGCCCAAGGTGCGGGTGACGGTGCCGCTGAGCATTTTGAAGATAGCCGGTAAGCTGGGGGGGAAATTCCAGGTGATGATGCCGGAGGAGGCCAAGGCCCAGATGGAGGCCAAGGGGATCAAGCTGGATGCCGAGAGCCTGGAGAACATCGAACAGCTGTTCGACGAGCTGGCAGTAAACGGACGGTATCAACTGGTCAATGTGGAGGATGACGAGGACGGCCAAAGGGTCGAGGTGTACATAGACTGACCGGTCAGGATTTATTAAGCCCCGCTGTTATCAGCGGGGCTTATGTTTACAAGGCTGACAGGAAGATCTGCGAAAATCAGTCTTGATCCTAAAAACCAGCGTTCTATGTTCCTTACAGCAGGTCGCTGGCCAGCTCGGCCAGATGGCTCCGCTCCCCCTTGAGCAGGTTGACGTGGGCAAACAATTGTTGTCCCTTCATCCGGTCTACCAAGTAGGTCAGTCCGTTGGACTGGCTGTCCAGGTAGGGCGAATCTATCTGATAGATATCCCCGGTGAAAATGACCTTGGCCCCCTCCCCCGCCCGGGTGATGATGGTCTTGACCTCCAGAGGCGTCAGGTTCTGGGCCTCGTCCACGATGAAGAAGATGTTGGAGAGGCTGCGGCCCCGGATGAAGGCCAGGGCCGAGATCACCAGCTTCTCGTTCTGGATCATGTCGTTTATCTTGTTGTGTTCCTTGCTCTCAGGCGAGAAGCGGTGCTTGATCACCGCCAGGTTGTCCCATAGCGGCTCCATGTAGGGATCTATCTTGGATTTGATATCCCCCGGCAGGAACCCGATATCCCGGTTGGCCAGGGAAACCACCGGCCGGGCCAGATAGATCTGGTGGAACTGTCGTCGCTGTTCCAGGGCAGCCGCCAGAGCCAGCAGGGTCTTCCCGGTGCCGGCCTTCCCGGTGATGGCCACCAGCTGGATCTCCGGCTGCATCAGGGCGTCCAGGGTGATGGTCTGTTCGGCGTTGCGGGGCTCTATACCGTAGGCGTGGCGCTTGACCACCCGCTCCATGGCCTTTTTCTCGGCATTGAAACGGCACAGCACGCTGGAACTGTTGTTCTTGAAGACGAAATATTGGTTAGGCACCGGTGTTTCCATCTTGGGAAGGTCCGATATCGCCACACTGTAAGGTTCTTCGTAGAACCTGCTTATGATAGCTTTATCCAGATCTTCCAGTATCTGAGCCCCGGCATAGAGCTTGTCCACATGCTGTATCTTGCCGGTCTCGTAATCCTCGGCCGGGATTCCCAGCGATTTGGCCTTCATCCGCAGGTTGATGTCCTTGCTGACGATTATAACCTGGCGCCCTTTAAGGGTCTTGCAGAATTGGTCGGCCAGGGCCAGTATCCGGTGGTCGGCCTTGTTGGCGGTAAAGGCGTGGTAGATCAGCTCGGAATGGGGGTCCTCCACCTCCACATACAATCTTCCTTTTCCCTTGCCCAGTGAAACCCCCTTGGTGAACAGCTGGTCCCCGGCCAGCTTGTCCAACTCACGGATGAATTCCCGGGCCTCAAAGTTGATCAGGTCGCTGCCCTTCTTGAACTTGTCCAGCTCCTCCAGCACCACGATGGGGATGACGATGTCATGTTCCTCAAAATGATTGATACAGGTGTGATCGTACAGGATCACGTTGGTATCCAGTACGAACAGCTTCTTCTTGACTGCTTTCATGATCGTCCTGCTTTTGGGTTAATGGTTGAAGTTTTGAGGACCAAACATAAAGCCGAGATTTTAAAATCTCGGCTTTATTTTATACTGCCTGAACCATGCTTGGGGCTTTGATGGTCAAGGCTTGACGAACGGATTGGGCTCGACTGAAATCGACAACTATCGGAGATATGAACGACGGCCGGCAATGATGGCGTTGTTTTCATCATAAATCTCCCATACTATTAAGGCATTAACTTGTGTATGACCAATATGATACCCGAATAATTATGTATAGTCAAGTTGAAATTTAACAAAAAAGCCACATAATAGTTATGTGGCAAGATTCTCCAGCTCCAGCGGTAGTCCGCCATAGGCGGAGAACCTACAACAATCCGCCCGAGGCGGATTAACTGCCGGATGCAAAAATTGTTTTAAGAAATGCCCGCCCTTTACCGCTTTTAAGGAATTTCTCCCTTTTTATAGCCTCCGATCTGGTTTCATACTCTTCGCTATATATCAGCATCCAAGGCCCCGGATTGCGCTTGGTATGCAGTGTTAATCTGTTTCCTTGGTCATTGTGATAAGCCAGACGTTTCCCCACGTCCGCTGTCTGCCCGATGTAGGTTTTGCCGGTTGTTTGGCTTTTTATTATATAAACATGGCCCATAAAACAAAAGCCCCATTTTCATGTGGCTGAAGATTTCTGGCTCCAGCGGTAGGGCTCGAACCTACAACAACCCGGTTAACAGCCGGGAGCTCTACCATTGAGCTACGCTGGAGTATTTAATTTTCATTGAACCAACAACAATCCG includes:
- a CDS encoding DUF4097 domain-containing protein, translated to MSQETVKILKMLEDGKISSQEANSLLSALGGSRHRHAFKDLNIDHSQLKEEMDILRDNIHHINPGRIVAEAMAGVKEGLQGLKGLKGLKDIHIEMDDLRGSEKAEEEKVITVPAQGVTILSVSQPRSDFEITGTDGDQINIRADIQVWAEEQDEAEEKLRSLDITTENDSGTLRIKLDGPPWTKKRRTKVDFTIEMPRHITAEISSASGDITVSGLHKGARLNTASGDISVSDCIGELILSSASGEVGLNGCQKAKIKINTASGDIQMSGAEGEIAFQTVSGDVSASLSGNVQGQTVSGGIDIKAEKPGEIKINSTSGDVRFQGPLSGVNDSAIATVSGDVSLGLEKGSSAMIEAGTVSGDIDCGLELAGSRQSSRSLSGKLGDGQGSLKVKTVSGDIEIN
- a CDS encoding PhoH family protein, producing MKAVKKKLFVLDTNVILYDHTCINHFEEHDIVIPIVVLEELDKFKKGSDLINFEAREFIRELDKLAGDQLFTKGVSLGKGKGRLYVEVEDPHSELIYHAFTANKADHRILALADQFCKTLKGRQVIIVSKDINLRMKAKSLGIPAEDYETGKIQHVDKLYAGAQILEDLDKAIISRFYEEPYSVAISDLPKMETPVPNQYFVFKNNSSSVLCRFNAEKKAMERVVKRHAYGIEPRNAEQTITLDALMQPEIQLVAITGKAGTGKTLLALAAALEQRRQFHQIYLARPVVSLANRDIGFLPGDIKSKIDPYMEPLWDNLAVIKHRFSPESKEHNKINDMIQNEKLVISALAFIRGRSLSNIFFIVDEAQNLTPLEVKTIITRAGEGAKVIFTGDIYQIDSPYLDSQSNGLTYLVDRMKGQQLFAHVNLLKGERSHLAELASDLL
- a CDS encoding GIY-YIG nuclease family protein is translated as MGHVYIIKSQTTGKTYIGQTADVGKRLAYHNDQGNRLTLHTKRNPGPWMLIYSEEYETRSEAIKREKFLKSGKGRAFLKTIFASGS